A segment of the Agromyces sp. H17E-10 genome:
ACGGGGGAGTCGGGGATCCAGGCGTCGAGCTCGGAGGCGTTGCCGGACGCGAGCATCGCCGCGGTGTCGGCCGACGCCTGGGCGACGACCTCGGTGCGCGAGCACGAGCCCTCGGCGGCGTCGTGGTCGGCGGCGACGGCCTCGACGGTCGCCGCGATCGCCGGGTCGGCGACGACGGTGAGCTCGACCGGCTTCGTGCACGGGACCTCGGGATGCATCCAGCTGTCGAAACCGCCGCTCGCCCAGGCGACGCCGGCACCGCCGACGAGCGCGACGACGACGGTGGCTGCGCCGACGGCGGCCATCAGCCGCCGTCGGCGCCGACGGATCGCAGCTCGCTCGGCTCTCTCGCTCTGTCGGCTCACGCATGCTCCATTGCACGGGGCGATGAGCGGGGTGGACTCACCGCGATCGGGTCTCTTGGACGAACCCGGCGAACGCTGCCGAAGGGTTCGTAAGGATCCATTACACACCATTCGCGCGCTCGGCGCTCGTCTACGCTGGACGGATGCCCCAGCCGACCGGTTCCGCGACGTCCGACGACCGCCCGATCGGCGAGCTCGGCGAGCAGGCGGTGCTCGCCCGGATCCTGCCGCGACTCGAGCCCGGCGACGCCGCGCTCCTCGGCGCGGGAGACGACGCCGCGGTCGTCGCGGCACCCGACGGCCGCTACGTCGTCACCTGCGACCTCATGGTGCACGGACCCGACTTCCGGCTCGCGTGGTCGACGCCCTTCGACCTCGGCTGGAAGGCCGCCGCGACGAACCTCACCGACGTCGCGGCCATGGGCGCGAGGCCGACGGCCCTCGTCGTCGCGATCGCGGCGCCGCGCGACCTGCCGGTCAGCGTGCTCGAGGGCATCGCCGACGGGCTGCGCGAGTCGCTCGCAGCCCTCGCACCCGGCTGCGGCGTCGTCGGCGGCGACCTGTCGACCTCGTCGACGCTCACGATCTCGGTGACCGCGTTCGGCGACCTCGACGGGCGTGCGCCCGTCATGCGGTCGGGTGCCCGCGTCGGCGACGTCGTCGCGCACGCCGGCGCGCGCGGCGACGCCGCACGCGGCCTCGCCCTGCTGTTCGCCGAGGGGGTGGATGCGGCGGGCCGACCCGACCGGGCGCTCGCCGCAGTGCTCCGCGAACGCGACCCCGAGGTGGTCGGCGCCCAGCTCGCGCCGTCACCGCCCGTGCACGCGGGGCCGGCGGCGGCGCTCGCGGGGGCCACCGCGATGCTCGACGTCTCCGACGGGCTCGCGCGCGACGCGCGCCGCCTCGCCGAGGCCAGTGGCGTCGGCCTCGACTTCGACGGCGCGGCGCTCGGGCCCGAGGTGCGCATCGCCCTCGCGGGCGCCGAGGACCACGGACTGCTCGCGACGTTCCCGTCCGGAGCCGTGCTGCCGGCACCGTTCGAGGCGATCGGCCGGGTCGTCGACGCGCCGGGGGAGATCCTGCTCGACGGCGCCGCGATCGACGCCGAGGGCTGGGACCCCTATGCGGGCTGGGACGGCGGCGCGGGCTGAGTCGCGTCGGCCCACCACAGGGTCGTCTCGCCGTAGTCGCGTCGTCGCGACGGCTCGATGCCGGCCGGCCACGTCGGCTCGGGTGAGCGACTGCTGCGCTCGACGACCACGATCGCCTCGTCGGCGAGCAGTGGGGCGAGAAGCTCGAGATCGCGGGCGAGTGCCGCTTCGCCGAGGTCGTACGGCGGATCGATGAAGACGAGGTCGAAGCCGGGCGCTGCGCCCTCGA
Coding sequences within it:
- the thiL gene encoding thiamine-phosphate kinase produces the protein MPQPTGSATSDDRPIGELGEQAVLARILPRLEPGDAALLGAGDDAAVVAAPDGRYVVTCDLMVHGPDFRLAWSTPFDLGWKAAATNLTDVAAMGARPTALVVAIAAPRDLPVSVLEGIADGLRESLAALAPGCGVVGGDLSTSSTLTISVTAFGDLDGRAPVMRSGARVGDVVAHAGARGDAARGLALLFAEGVDAAGRPDRALAAVLRERDPEVVGAQLAPSPPVHAGPAAALAGATAMLDVSDGLARDARRLAEASGVGLDFDGAALGPEVRIALAGAEDHGLLATFPSGAVLPAPFEAIGRVVDAPGEILLDGAAIDAEGWDPYAGWDGGAG